Below is a genomic region from Verrucomicrobiota bacterium.
TTGAATTCAGCATCAATCTTATAACCAGGATCACCAGTCCCAGGCATGCCTGTTGCACCTTCTTTGGTATGAGGGCATCCGCCTTGGATCATAAAGCCTTTCACGATGCGGTGAAAAGCCGTTTCATTATAAAAACCCTCCTTGGATAATTTAATGAAATTTTCGACATGCTTAGGTGCAACATCAGGCCAAAATTCTAGGACTATCTTTCCGTGTAATGTATCTAAAACTGCAACTTCTTCCGAGTCTGACATAATAAGTGTGTTCTATGTTAAGTAATTAATCTTGTTGATATTATTTGAAATCTACTAGTTCAACATCGAATACCAAGGTGGCGTTGGGCGGAATGGTTCTTCCTGCTCCTCGGCTTCCATAAGCTAATTCAGGGGGGAGCATAATGAGTCGACGCTCTCCTTTAACCATATCTAAGAGAGTTTCGTCCCAGCCCTTTATGACTCGTCCGGTTCCTACTGGAAAAGCCAAAGGTTGGCCCCTATCACGTGAGCTATCAAACTTTGTTCCATCAGTTAGGGTTCCTACGTAATGAGCAGAAACTTGTTGTCCTTTTTTTGGTTTATCACTACCTGAACCTTTCTTCAGAACAAGGTACTTGATGCCTGACTCAGTGGTTTTTCCATCGGCTTTTAATTTTTCTAGTTGTTCCATAAATTCTTTTTTATCTGCATTTTTAAGCTTATCGAATGTACCTTGGTCTGCTTTGAACCCTTCTGCGTCTGAACCTACTCTAACAATTTCTACTTTTTGCATGATTTGAGGCTCATTAGGTTTGTCCTGTGCTCCTTTGGGTGCACCGATAATCTTTTTGACTACATCCATACCCTCCACAACCTCTCCAAAAACTGTATGCTTTTTGTCTAGCCAAGGTGTTGCTTTTTCTGTGATGAAGAATTGGGAGCCATTTGTTCCCGGTCCAGAATTAGCCATCGAAAAAATACCGGGCTTGTCATGTTTTAGTTCAGCTAGAATTTCATCTTTGAACTTGTATCCAGGGTCTCCTGTCCCGGTTCCCTGGGGACACCCTCCTTGGATCATAAAGCCCGGTATTACTCTGTGGAAAGTTAGTCCGTCATAATAGGGTTCTCCGGCTTGCTTATGCTTATTCTTAATTTTGCCCTCTGCAAGCCCAACAAAATTAGTCACGGTTAAAGGGGTTTTCTCGTAGTAGAGTTTCCCGATAATAGCTCCATGCTTGGTGGTAATTTTAGCATATAAGCCCGGAGCTAGATCCGCTGCAAAAGATGTAGACGAGACTAAAGTTGTTAAGCTAATGGATAGACTGACAAGCAGAGACCGATATGATATGATACGATTTTGCTGAATCATTTTGTGATGATGGAGGTGTTGATCTTTTTGTAAAGGCAATACTCCATCAGAATCCCATGAACATGGTAACCTCCACATAAGTAGCCCTGAATCAATCTATGAAGGGTATCTTGGTTGATGAATTTTCCTTAGCCAGTGCCTGTTCTCTTTGTAATGTGAGTAATGACTGCTGGGTGCCTTCGATAGGTAATACCTGATGCATCACTTCTTTTTGTTTGGGTATATGAATCGAAAAGTAAGGTTGATTCTGTCGGTCATGTTTTTTTTGGTTTTCGGCACTTGATGTAGCCAATGATGCTGGGTTGCTCCACTCATGATTAGTAAGCTGCCATTTGTTAAATCGATACTTTGCCTGAGGTTGGGATTTTTCTTGTGTTTAAACTGGAATCGCCGGGTGGCACCAAAGCTAACGGAACCAATTACTGGATGATTGCCTAATTCAGGTTCATCATCACTATGCCAAGACATACTGTCTTGACCGTTTCTATACCAATTGAGTAAGACGCCGTTGAAAGCTGTTTTCGCTGCAGCCTCGACACGCTTTTTAATTCCTAATAAGCATCTGCACTTCTGCCAGCTATGAGGTTTGTGTTGGATGTTTGAATAAGTATAACTTGCACAGTCGTCTCCATACCAAGCAACGAGTCGTGGAACTGGTATAGTTTTACCAAACATTTGTATACATTCCCCTTTCCATTGAATTTTTTTCATGAGCGTTAGCAAGAACTCATTAGATTCTTTGCCAGAAAAAAAATCC
It encodes:
- a CDS encoding peptidylprolyl isomerase, producing the protein MWRLPCSWDSDGVLPLQKDQHLHHHKMIQQNRIISYRSLLVSLSISLTTLVSSTSFAADLAPGLYAKITTKHGAIIGKLYYEKTPLTVTNFVGLAEGKIKNKHKQAGEPYYDGLTFHRVIPGFMIQGGCPQGTGTGDPGYKFKDEILAELKHDKPGIFSMANSGPGTNGSQFFITEKATPWLDKKHTVFGEVVEGMDVVKKIIGAPKGAQDKPNEPQIMQKVEIVRVGSDAEGFKADQGTFDKLKNADKKEFMEQLEKLKADGKTTESGIKYLVLKKGSGSDKPKKGQQVSAHYVGTLTDGTKFDSSRDRGQPLAFPVGTGRVIKGWDETLLDMVKGERRLIMLPPELAYGSRGAGRTIPPNATLVFDVELVDFK
- a CDS encoding alpha-ketoglutarate-dependent dioxygenase AlkB, with the protein product MNLQLEDAHVDFYPDFFSGKESNEFLLTLMKKIQWKGECIQMFGKTIPVPRLVAWYGDDCASYTYSNIQHKPHSWQKCRCLLGIKKRVEAAAKTAFNGVLLNWYRNGQDSMSWHSDDEPELGNHPVIGSVSFGATRRFQFKHKKNPNLRQSIDLTNGSLLIMSGATQHHWLHQVPKTKKNMTDRINLTFRFIYPNKKK